The following are encoded together in the Bacillota bacterium genome:
- the deoC gene encoding deoxyribose-phosphate aldolase, translating into MSSVKAICLGELLIDFVAMEKDVSLEETLSFAKAPGGAPANVAVGLQKLGTPAGFIGRVGDDPFGRFLAGVLRNHGVDISRISYDPYARTTLSFVARRSDGNRDCMFYRNPGADMLLSEKDIDEAYFRRARIFHFGSISLIAEESKKATLRAIELAHSNSLIVSYDPNLRPMLWDSMERARKEILEGFKFADIAKVSEEEWEFITGTRDLRDGARLLLDLGPRVIVVSRGEKGCYFNDGRREGQLPAFKVEVRDTTGAGDGFVAAILSEVARFVEAGETLDEIISGRLEEILTLANAVGALTVSKIGAIPGLPTREEAIAFMKAQSHMKAQSHGKQSSPEYLEIPPEALASMIDHTLLNPQATLKDFEKLCEEARHYHFATVAVNSSVVEFCARKLAGTGVGVTAAIGFPLGQASTEAKIFEAKEAIAKGASEIDFVINIGRLKSGDFDYVENEIKRIVEACDGHITKVILETCYLTDEEKAAVVEMALRGGASFVKTSTGFGPGGATIEDIELMKRVGGDRIGIKASGGIRTFEEARRFIKAGATRIGTSRGVALVEGARS; encoded by the coding sequence ATGTCTTCGGTAAAAGCGATCTGCCTCGGCGAACTCTTGATCGACTTCGTTGCCATGGAAAAAGACGTCTCTCTTGAAGAGACATTGAGTTTTGCCAAGGCGCCGGGTGGCGCTCCCGCTAATGTTGCTGTGGGGCTTCAGAAACTGGGCACTCCTGCGGGTTTCATTGGAAGGGTAGGTGATGATCCCTTTGGGAGGTTTCTCGCTGGCGTTTTGAGAAATCATGGAGTTGATATCTCTCGTATCAGCTACGACCCGTATGCGAGGACCACGCTCTCCTTCGTGGCAAGACGAAGCGATGGTAATCGCGACTGCATGTTTTACCGCAACCCAGGCGCTGACATGTTACTATCCGAAAAAGACATAGACGAAGCATATTTTCGCAGAGCGCGCATATTTCATTTCGGCTCCATAAGCCTGATAGCTGAAGAAAGCAAGAAAGCTACGCTTAGAGCCATCGAGCTTGCCCATTCCAATAGCCTCATTGTTTCATATGACCCTAATCTACGGCCTATGCTCTGGGATTCTATGGAGCGTGCGCGCAAGGAGATCCTAGAGGGCTTCAAATTTGCCGATATCGCAAAGGTGAGCGAAGAAGAATGGGAATTCATAACAGGAACTCGAGATCTCAGGGATGGCGCAAGGTTGCTCCTCGATCTTGGACCCAGGGTGATAGTAGTCTCGCGCGGCGAAAAGGGCTGTTATTTCAATGACGGACGGAGGGAGGGACAGCTTCCCGCGTTTAAGGTAGAGGTTCGGGATACCACGGGGGCCGGAGATGGTTTCGTGGCCGCCATCTTGAGCGAGGTTGCGCGTTTCGTAGAAGCTGGGGAGACTCTTGATGAGATCATTTCTGGCAGACTTGAGGAAATCCTCACCCTTGCCAATGCTGTCGGCGCCCTTACGGTTTCAAAAATAGGGGCAATACCGGGGCTCCCTACCCGTGAAGAAGCCATCGCCTTCATGAAGGCACAGTCCCATATGAAAGCTCAGTCGCATGGGAAGCAGAGTTCGCCGGAATACCTGGAGATCCCGCCAGAGGCTCTTGCTAGCATGATAGACCATACCCTCCTTAATCCCCAGGCAACACTTAAGGATTTTGAAAAGTTATGTGAAGAGGCCAGACATTATCATTTCGCCACGGTGGCAGTGAATTCATCGGTGGTAGAGTTCTGCGCCAGAAAACTGGCCGGAACTGGGGTTGGGGTTACTGCCGCCATCGGGTTCCCGCTCGGACAGGCCTCCACAGAGGCAAAGATCTTCGAGGCCAAAGAAGCCATAGCAAAGGGAGCGTCGGAAATAGACTTTGTCATAAATATCGGAAGGCTCAAATCCGGGGATTTTGACTATGTGGAAAATGAAATCAAACGAATTGTGGAGGCGTGCGATGGCCACATAACTAAGGTCATCCTTGAGACATGCTATCTCACTGATGAGGAAAAGGCGGCTGTAGTTGAAATGGCCCTCAGGGGAGGGGCGAGTTTTGTGAAGACGTCAACAGGTTTTGGCCCTGGCGGCGCCACTATTGAGGATATAGAATTGATGAAGCGTGTCGGCGGAGACAGGATAGGAATAAAGGCGTCCGGGGGTATAAGAACCTTTGAGGAGGCCAGGAGATTCATCAAGGCTGGGGCCACTCGTATCGGAACCAGCCGGGGGGTGGCGCTGGTCGAAGGAGCACGAAGTTGA
- a CDS encoding SGNH/GDSL hydrolase family protein, translating into MSTLIETDAVVLFQGDSITDAGRSRLNDDDLGLGYPMLTAAWFSAKYPDKRVRFINRGVSGDRVRDLQARWKRDCISLKPTWVSILIGINDCWRRYDNDDPTSVEDFEASYRDILTQVKERLDAKVILMEPFVLPVFAEQARWREDLDPKIHVVRKLAREFETLLLPLDGLFAQACTRRDPSFWSPDGVHPSPAGHALIARAWLDLLER; encoded by the coding sequence ATGTCAACTTTGATAGAAACGGATGCTGTGGTGCTCTTCCAGGGAGATAGCATTACTGATGCCGGTCGCAGCCGGCTCAATGATGATGACCTGGGTTTGGGTTACCCGATGCTGACGGCGGCATGGTTCTCAGCGAAGTATCCTGATAAGAGGGTCCGCTTCATCAATCGCGGCGTAAGTGGAGATAGGGTCAGGGATCTACAAGCAAGATGGAAGAGAGATTGTATTAGCCTGAAGCCCACATGGGTGTCCATCCTCATTGGCATTAATGATTGCTGGCGCCGATATGACAATGATGACCCGACATCAGTGGAGGATTTTGAGGCTAGCTATCGGGATATCCTCACGCAAGTGAAGGAGAGACTGGATGCAAAGGTGATCTTGATGGAGCCTTTTGTTTTGCCTGTATTTGCAGAACAGGCGAGGTGGAGAGAAGACCTGGACCCTAAGATTCATGTCGTAAGGAAATTGGCTAGAGAATTCGAAACTCTCCTCCTCCCGCTTGACGGGCTTTTCGCGCAGGCTTGCACGCGGCGGGACCCCAGTTTCTGGTCGCCGGATGGAGTTCATCCTTCACCGGCCGGTCACGCGCTCATAGCTAGAGCTTGGCTTGATTTGCTGGAGCGCTAA
- a CDS encoding EamA family transporter: protein MASRVVPVTAAYPIVAVLLGWMVLKEGLTPLKVLGSILIIAGILLIKR, encoded by the coding sequence GTGGCATCACGCGTTGTTCCCGTCACCGCCGCGTATCCCATTGTTGCGGTCCTGCTCGGGTGGATGGTGCTCAAAGAAGGTCTTACTCCGCTAAAAGTATTGGGCAGCATCTTGATCATCGCAGGGATTCTGCTGATCAAGCGATAA
- a CDS encoding Gfo/Idh/MocA family oxidoreductase produces MSQELRVGVLGAGMIANAHMKGYEIIPAVKVVAVSDVLTERAQDFARRYNIPRVYGDYRELLEATDIDAVSVCLPVFMHAPATIDALEAGKHVLCEKPMALNAQEAQEMVDTAEKTGKKLMVYWRRRFSPEVRRAKEIIDSGELGNIYYCKTIRYRFRGRPGFDATMQNFGRWFMDKDKAGGGALMDIGGYDLDVTLGLIGFPAIGAVSCSTYQEIDKEKAAAKGVSVEELALGFIRTVTGVTVWLETAFAINGPQQNETFFFGSEGGLSLSPLKIYKPVWYCGKEPIAIEPDIPAQYPTAQECFVDSVMNDKPIPISSGKEALYIAKLQDALYESARSGREIKLQ; encoded by the coding sequence ATGAGCCAAGAGTTGCGAGTGGGCGTCCTGGGTGCAGGGATGATAGCTAACGCGCACATGAAGGGATATGAGATCATTCCTGCGGTAAAGGTAGTAGCCGTCTCGGATGTCTTGACTGAAAGGGCACAGGATTTTGCTAGACGCTACAACATACCCAGGGTCTATGGCGATTATCGAGAACTACTGGAGGCCACTGATATCGACGCGGTGAGCGTGTGTCTGCCAGTCTTCATGCATGCGCCAGCCACCATTGATGCCCTGGAGGCAGGAAAGCATGTCCTATGCGAGAAACCGATGGCTTTAAATGCCCAGGAAGCGCAGGAGATGGTGGACACCGCGGAGAAGACTGGAAAAAAGCTGATGGTATACTGGCGCAGACGATTCAGTCCTGAAGTCCGTCGAGCAAAGGAAATTATTGATTCCGGAGAATTGGGCAACATTTATTACTGCAAGACCATACGCTACCGCTTTAGGGGCAGGCCAGGTTTCGATGCGACCATGCAGAATTTCGGCAGGTGGTTCATGGACAAGGATAAGGCAGGCGGCGGGGCGCTCATGGATATAGGCGGCTACGACCTAGATGTGACACTGGGGCTAATAGGTTTCCCTGCTATTGGGGCTGTCTCATGCTCAACTTATCAAGAGATCGATAAGGAAAAAGCCGCTGCCAAGGGCGTATCCGTAGAGGAACTCGCCCTGGGGTTCATCCGGACCGTAACAGGCGTGACTGTATGGCTCGAGACGGCCTTTGCCATAAACGGACCTCAGCAGAATGAGACATTCTTCTTCGGCTCCGAAGGTGGGCTCAGCCTCTCTCCTCTGAAAATATATAAGCCAGTGTGGTATTGCGGCAAGGAACCTATAGCAATCGAACCTGATATCCCGGCGCAGTATCCTACAGCTCAGGAATGCTTCGTCGATTCCGTAATGAATGATAAACCAATCCCCATAAGCTCGGGAAAAGAGGCTCTTTACATAGCAAAGCTTCAAGATGCTCTCTACGAATCAGCCAGATCGGGAAGGGAGATCAAGCTCCAATAG
- a CDS encoding glycosyltransferase family 4 protein, whose translation MNLGGTESHLLNLVTELKDEFEFVIAAPHGPARSRFEACGFHIIDYPAALSIAPSSIAAVARQVKGLLDITDPDLVHVHAAREMVLFIRLAGRSTPLIFTPHVYTSVLDFISTSLFARLADKVICVSDFEKTRLDRFLGGRAGSLTVRIYNGIPAADATPTPDRANLHFGSQGDRGVEPASDHMTLGCVARLHRGKGLNILLKGFSELSSVYPGLELVIVGEGEERAGLEKLASRLGIREKVRFTGGLLHPMEEVRNWDIFVLPSFNETLSMAIIEAMWQGKPVISTKVGGIPEVVQHGRTGLLCRPRSVSDLKNALVELIESRKKRVIYGQRAQKRAHELFSARKMAIATAEIYKKLLELDLPSRSG comes from the coding sequence ATGAACCTCGGAGGGACGGAGAGCCATCTCTTAAATCTGGTGACGGAACTCAAAGATGAATTCGAATTTGTTATTGCAGCCCCACATGGCCCTGCGCGCAGTAGATTTGAGGCCTGTGGATTTCACATTATTGACTATCCTGCGGCATTGTCGATCGCGCCCTCCAGCATCGCGGCTGTGGCCAGGCAGGTCAAGGGGCTGCTCGATATCACGGATCCAGATCTTGTGCATGTTCATGCGGCCCGGGAGATGGTGCTATTCATAAGACTAGCCGGTAGATCCACCCCGCTGATCTTTACCCCACACGTCTATACCTCTGTCCTTGATTTTATAAGCACCTCGCTATTTGCTAGGCTCGCAGACAAGGTAATCTGTGTCTCTGATTTTGAGAAGACGAGACTGGATAGATTTCTAGGGGGAAGGGCAGGGAGCCTGACGGTCAGGATATATAATGGAATTCCGGCGGCAGATGCGACCCCCACCCCGGATAGAGCTAATTTACATTTTGGAAGTCAGGGAGACCGCGGGGTTGAACCTGCTTCAGATCACATGACCCTTGGATGTGTAGCAAGACTTCACAGGGGAAAGGGCCTAAACATCCTGCTGAAAGGATTTTCCGAGCTTTCCTCGGTCTACCCGGGGCTCGAGCTAGTTATCGTGGGAGAAGGTGAGGAGCGAGCCGGGCTTGAGAAACTCGCATCTAGACTTGGAATACGTGAAAAGGTAAGGTTCACCGGGGGTCTCCTTCATCCCATGGAGGAGGTCAGGAACTGGGATATCTTCGTATTGCCTTCCTTCAATGAGACCCTGTCCATGGCCATAATAGAGGCCATGTGGCAAGGTAAGCCAGTGATATCCACGAAGGTCGGAGGTATCCCGGAAGTAGTACAGCACGGCCGGACAGGCCTTTTATGCAGGCCCAGGAGTGTCTCAGATCTTAAGAATGCTCTGGTGGAATTGATCGAATCACGGAAGAAAAGGGTCATATACGGGCAGAGAGCTCAAAAACGAGCCCATGAGCTATTCTCTGCCCGAAAAATGGCCATCGCGACCGCGGAGATATATAAGAAGCTATTGGAGCTTGATCTCCCTTCCCGATCTGGCTGA
- a CDS encoding ACT domain-containing protein encodes MGNRAVVSIVGKDRIGIIARVAAILAENEVNILDISQTIMQEFFTMIMLVDFGGDRGRFSRVQDELIAAGQELGLKITMQQEDVFNFMHRI; translated from the coding sequence ATGGGCAATAGAGCAGTAGTCAGTATCGTCGGCAAGGACAGGATTGGAATCATAGCCCGTGTCGCAGCCATTCTTGCCGAGAATGAGGTTAATATTTTGGATATCTCCCAGACCATCATGCAGGAATTCTTCACCATGATCATGCTGGTGGATTTTGGGGGAGACCGGGGGAGGTTCTCCAGGGTTCAAGATGAGCTCATCGCCGCAGGTCAAGAGTTGGGACTCAAGATCACGATGCAGCAGGAGGATGTCTTCAATTTCATGCACCGTATTTGA
- a CDS encoding PFL family protein encodes MGFTNLSTGEILETIRMVQMENLDIRTITMGIDLHDCIDNDLKKLKGKICDKIRRYARDLVKVSREIDREYGVPIVNTRISVTPIADIAGHLGVDGLIDIAHALDQVAKELGVDFLGGFSALVQKGATHGELALIRSIPSALSETERVCSSVNVGSTRAGINMDAVREMGNIIKEAAERTSHRDGIACAKLVVFCNAPEDNPFMAGAFHGAGEPECVINVGVSGPGVILTAIKNHQDADLGSLAEIIKRTAFKVTRMGELVGRIAAQRLGVPFGIVDLSLAPTPAVGDSVAEIIETMGIEKCGAPGSTAALALMNDAVKKGGAMASSYVGGLSGAFIPLSEDSGMMAAAAAGALSLAKLEAMTSVCSVGLDMIAIPGDTPPETISALIADEAAIGMINNKTTAVRVIPVPGKAAGEWAEFGGLLGRAPIIEVSRFSSTVFSRRGGRIPAPLGALTN; translated from the coding sequence ATGGGGTTTACAAACCTTTCCACGGGAGAGATCCTAGAGACCATACGCATGGTCCAGATGGAGAATCTGGATATAAGGACAATAACCATGGGGATCGACCTGCATGATTGCATAGACAACGACCTGAAAAAGCTGAAAGGCAAGATATGTGATAAGATACGCCGCTACGCGCGGGATCTTGTCAAAGTAAGCCGTGAGATAGACCGGGAATATGGGGTGCCCATAGTAAACACAAGGATCTCTGTGACACCAATAGCGGATATTGCCGGGCATCTAGGGGTAGATGGCCTTATAGATATCGCTCATGCTCTTGACCAGGTGGCAAAGGAGCTCGGCGTGGATTTCCTGGGGGGATTCTCGGCACTGGTCCAGAAAGGGGCCACTCATGGGGAACTGGCTCTCATTCGGTCTATTCCGTCAGCGCTTTCTGAAACTGAGCGGGTTTGCTCTTCCGTCAATGTCGGATCCACCCGCGCCGGGATAAACATGGACGCTGTGAGAGAGATGGGAAACATCATAAAAGAGGCGGCAGAACGCACTTCTCATCGGGATGGCATCGCATGCGCCAAGCTAGTGGTCTTTTGCAATGCGCCGGAGGACAATCCCTTCATGGCCGGAGCATTCCATGGAGCAGGAGAACCGGAGTGTGTAATAAATGTGGGGGTAAGCGGTCCAGGCGTGATCCTGACCGCGATCAAAAATCATCAGGATGCCGATCTCGGATCTCTAGCGGAAATAATCAAACGTACAGCGTTCAAGGTGACCAGAATGGGAGAACTCGTAGGCCGTATAGCAGCCCAGCGGCTCGGTGTGCCATTCGGAATAGTGGACCTATCCCTGGCACCAACTCCAGCCGTAGGGGATAGCGTTGCAGAGATCATCGAGACAATGGGGATAGAAAAATGCGGCGCCCCAGGCTCAACTGCCGCGCTAGCCCTCATGAATGACGCGGTGAAAAAAGGTGGTGCCATGGCATCATCCTATGTTGGCGGATTGAGCGGAGCTTTCATCCCATTAAGTGAAGATAGCGGTATGATGGCAGCCGCGGCAGCAGGGGCATTGAGCCTCGCAAAATTAGAGGCTATGACCAGTGTTTGTTCCGTCGGGCTCGATATGATCGCCATTCCAGGTGATACCCCTCCTGAGACCATATCAGCCCTGATCGCTGATGAGGCGGCCATTGGAATGATAAACAATAAAACTACAGCCGTTAGGGTCATTCCTGTGCCGGGCAAAGCCGCAGGCGAATGGGCGGAATTTGGCGGTCTCCTGGGACGTGCGCCCATCATCGAGGTAAGCCGTTTTTCTTCAACGGTATTCAGCCGCCGCGGCGGCAGGATTCCCGCTCCTCTGGGTGCGCTTACCAATTGA
- a CDS encoding manganese catalase family protein: MWVYQKSLEYPVRVSGPNPRLAKDIITQYGGPDGELAASLRYLTQRYTMPISQAKGILTDIGTEELAHMEIVAALVYNLLKDASVDQIIRAGLDPYYADHDKALYFVNASGAPWIASYIQSKGDPIADIHEDMAAEQKARATYEFLIQLSDDPEVSDVLRFLREREVVHFQRFGETLNLLHEYMDHRHVF; this comes from the coding sequence ATGTGGGTTTATCAAAAGAGTCTAGAATACCCTGTCAGGGTGTCGGGTCCAAACCCGCGCCTTGCAAAGGATATAATCACCCAGTACGGCGGACCTGATGGCGAACTTGCAGCCTCGTTGCGTTACCTTACTCAACGATATACTATGCCGATATCGCAGGCGAAGGGCATCTTAACTGACATCGGGACTGAGGAACTGGCTCATATGGAAATAGTTGCTGCTTTGGTGTATAATCTGTTAAAGGATGCCTCCGTCGACCAGATCATCAGGGCCGGATTAGATCCATATTATGCAGATCATGATAAGGCGCTCTATTTTGTGAACGCTTCTGGAGCTCCGTGGATCGCAAGCTATATTCAGTCTAAGGGTGACCCCATAGCCGATATTCATGAAGATATGGCGGCAGAGCAGAAGGCCAGGGCGACATATGAATTCCTGATCCAACTGTCAGATGACCCTGAGGTAAGTGATGTTCTGAGGTTCCTGCGGGAAAGGGAGGTAGTGCACTTCCAGAGGTTTGGGGAAACCTTGAATCTATTGCATGAGTATATGGATCATAGGCATGTATTCTGA
- a CDS encoding spore coat protein CotJB, with translation MDPRRQALLRIMELEFTAIELNLYLDTHPEDQRALSDYNATVQELMGAKMAYEARYGPLLNYGFSPSPQTWRWIEEPWPWEMTFSPREV, from the coding sequence ATGGACCCAAGACGGCAAGCGCTCCTGAGGATCATGGAGCTTGAATTTACAGCCATTGAACTCAACCTTTATCTTGATACACATCCCGAGGATCAGCGAGCTCTTAGTGACTATAATGCGACGGTCCAGGAACTTATGGGAGCTAAGATGGCCTATGAAGCTCGATACGGTCCACTTCTAAATTACGGGTTCTCTCCCAGCCCACAGACATGGCGATGGATCGAAGAGCCTTGGCCATGGGAGATGACCTTTTCTCCGAGGGAGGTTTGA
- a CDS encoding Gfo/Idh/MocA family oxidoreductase — protein sequence MKKLRVGIIGTGGIARAHMGGYSKLDTVEMVAFCDAIPERAQQAAETFGASGAKVFTDYREMLEMKDLDAVSVCTPNNTHAVTTIAALKAGKHVFCEKPMAVTSAEADEMVRTARKNGLKLSVGYQSRFGDDAKFLKSMSEAGELGRIYYAEALSVRRRGVPTWGVFLSKEKQGGGPLIDIGTHSLDLTLWLMNDYSKPVAVLGSTYQELGPLGGYNAWGPWDPKAFEVEDSAFALIKLESGATVILKSSWALNIEKDLFGSILCGTQAGASLVNGELKISGQSHNRLWDLVPTSTSSKDSNYDREIAHWVDCLLNDKEPIVQPEQAAQVTRILEAIYKSSESGKAVSLA from the coding sequence ATGAAAAAACTCAGAGTAGGGATCATAGGAACCGGTGGAATTGCTCGCGCTCATATGGGGGGGTATTCGAAATTAGATACAGTCGAAATGGTCGCTTTCTGCGATGCCATCCCGGAGAGGGCGCAGCAGGCTGCAGAGACATTTGGAGCGTCCGGCGCAAAAGTATTCACTGATTATAGAGAGATGCTCGAGATGAAGGATCTTGACGCTGTCAGCGTCTGCACCCCCAACAACACCCATGCCGTCACGACAATAGCTGCACTAAAGGCCGGGAAGCATGTGTTCTGCGAAAAGCCCATGGCTGTAACCTCTGCAGAGGCTGATGAGATGGTCAGGACTGCAAGGAAGAATGGCCTGAAGCTCTCTGTTGGATACCAGTCGAGGTTTGGAGATGACGCGAAATTCCTGAAAAGCATGAGTGAGGCAGGCGAACTCGGTCGAATCTACTATGCCGAAGCCCTATCGGTGAGGAGAAGAGGGGTGCCGACCTGGGGAGTTTTCCTTTCTAAGGAGAAGCAAGGAGGAGGTCCTCTAATTGATATTGGAACCCACAGCCTTGATCTCACCCTCTGGCTCATGAATGATTATTCCAAACCAGTGGCCGTACTTGGGTCTACATATCAGGAGCTCGGCCCACTTGGCGGCTACAATGCATGGGGACCTTGGGATCCCAAGGCCTTTGAGGTTGAAGATTCTGCCTTTGCCCTCATCAAGTTGGAAAGCGGCGCTACCGTAATTTTGAAATCATCCTGGGCGCTCAATATAGAAAAAGACTTGTTTGGCTCAATCCTATGCGGCACACAGGCTGGGGCCAGCCTGGTAAACGGTGAGCTCAAGATAAGCGGCCAGAGCCATAACAGACTGTGGGACCTCGTCCCAACATCGACATCCAGCAAGGACAGCAATTATGACAGGGAGATCGCTCACTGGGTAGATTGCCTGCTGAATGATAAAGAACCCATAGTCCAGCCTGAACAGGCCGCCCAGGTAACCCGTATACTAGAGGCGATATACAAATCCTCAGAATCCGGAAAGGCTGTAAGTCTTGCCTAA
- a CDS encoding MFS transporter has protein sequence MKVISPNDMSPQLQPQAQPDYTPSPRTLVTFGAATTVFWMSLYFYVPILSPYSEHLGATLGMVGLIVGSYGFTQLMLRIPTGIWSDRLGSRRPFILAGFIFSFLSALGLGLANDPWVLLIFRTIAGAAATTWVAFTVMFSGHFTPEKAIFAMGIMNFCSSLGQMAATFFGGLAAEIYGWRAPFHLSAITALVGLCLMLSIKERAFKLRSGSIQMHELLTMGRTPMLLIVSSLGAIIQYATFVTVYGFTPVYAARMGASKTDLGILGFATILPTTIANLATGVYLIRYFRKRTIISIGFTLTGISALMVPLMRDIWSLSLSQAVGGWARGMVFTVLMGLAVESIPVQKRATAMGFFQAIYSLGMFMGPAISGVIGDVLGLEMIFITTGILSLATGAIVYKAQLKRRAGAEPSIYGPPARL, from the coding sequence ATGAAGGTTATTTCGCCCAATGACATGTCACCGCAGCTGCAACCCCAGGCGCAGCCGGACTATACTCCATCACCCCGCACGCTTGTTACCTTTGGTGCTGCTACTACGGTCTTCTGGATGTCTTTATATTTTTATGTCCCAATCCTCTCCCCCTATTCCGAACATCTAGGGGCTACATTGGGCATGGTTGGGCTCATCGTCGGCTCCTATGGGTTCACACAGCTTATGTTGCGGATACCGACAGGTATATGGTCTGATAGACTCGGTTCGCGAAGACCTTTCATATTAGCAGGCTTTATCTTTTCATTTTTGAGCGCCCTTGGCCTTGGGCTCGCAAATGATCCATGGGTCTTGCTGATATTTCGGACTATTGCCGGAGCTGCTGCAACCACATGGGTTGCGTTTACCGTAATGTTTTCTGGCCACTTCACTCCTGAAAAGGCCATCTTTGCCATGGGGATCATGAACTTTTGTTCATCCCTCGGCCAGATGGCAGCGACGTTCTTTGGAGGGCTGGCAGCCGAAATCTATGGATGGAGGGCCCCCTTTCACCTCTCTGCCATCACTGCTCTTGTTGGGCTCTGTCTAATGCTCTCCATAAAGGAAAGGGCCTTTAAACTGAGGTCTGGCAGTATCCAGATGCATGAGCTTCTCACCATGGGCAGAACTCCCATGCTCCTCATTGTATCGAGCCTTGGGGCCATTATCCAATATGCGACCTTCGTGACGGTATATGGTTTTACTCCCGTCTATGCAGCAAGAATGGGAGCGTCTAAGACTGATCTCGGGATTCTGGGCTTTGCCACTATCCTCCCAACGACTATCGCCAATCTCGCGACAGGAGTCTACCTTATCAGGTACTTCAGGAAGCGCACGATCATATCCATCGGGTTTACATTAACAGGTATTTCCGCGCTCATGGTGCCACTCATGAGGGACATTTGGTCGCTCAGCCTTTCGCAGGCTGTAGGGGGATGGGCGCGTGGTATGGTGTTTACGGTGCTAATGGGGCTGGCCGTTGAATCCATACCTGTCCAAAAGAGAGCTACGGCTATGGGCTTTTTCCAAGCCATATATTCGCTGGGCATGTTCATGGGACCGGCAATCTCTGGGGTAATAGGGGATGTCCTGGGGCTCGAAATGATTTTTATCACAACGGGCATCTTGAGCCTGGCAACCGGCGCTATCGTGTACAAAGCCCAGCTAAAGCGCCGGGCAGGCGCGGAACCCTCCATCTACGGCCCTCCTGCCCGGCTTTGA
- a CDS encoding spore coat associated protein CotJA, producing MRGPGPGASGHPPGPENKSADQPEPLYYFGELARAYVPPQVYTERFNPAEGLRRGTIFPELVSPY from the coding sequence ATGAGGGGGCCCGGGCCCGGAGCAAGTGGGCATCCGCCTGGTCCGGAGAACAAATCTGCGGATCAACCGGAGCCTCTATATTATTTTGGAGAACTCGCTAGGGCATATGTGCCTCCCCAGGTTTATACGGAACGGTTCAACCCCGCTGAAGGATTGAGAAGGGGTACAATCTTTCCAGAACTTGTAAGCCCATACTGA
- a CDS encoding acylphosphatase, with product MAALSRARIRVRGYVQGVGFRAFAQRKALSRGLRGYVKNLPDGSVEAVAEGPKDLIQDFIIDLRSGPSLSEVEEVNVTWEQYVGEFVSFRIH from the coding sequence ATGGCTGCTCTTTCAAGGGCTCGCATCAGGGTACGAGGATATGTACAAGGAGTAGGGTTTAGAGCTTTCGCGCAGCGGAAGGCGCTCTCCCGCGGCCTTCGAGGATATGTCAAGAACCTCCCTGATGGCTCAGTAGAGGCTGTCGCTGAGGGTCCAAAGGATCTGATACAAGATTTCATCATCGATCTCAGGTCGGGGCCATCGCTATCAGAGGTTGAGGAGGTCAATGTCACCTGGGAACAATACGTAGGAGAATTCGTCAGCTTTCGAATCCATTAA
- a CDS encoding HU family DNA-binding protein: MTKAELVDKIAAKTGMTKKDSAAALDAVLDSVAESLKNGDKVSLVGFGSFEVRKRAARTGRDPRTGQEIKIEARKVPVFRAGKALKDAVS, encoded by the coding sequence ATGACTAAGGCCGAACTTGTCGACAAGATCGCCGCCAAAACCGGAATGACCAAAAAGGATTCTGCAGCGGCTCTTGACGCCGTGCTGGATTCTGTGGCCGAAAGTCTGAAAAACGGCGACAAGGTATCTCTTGTTGGGTTTGGTTCATTCGAGGTACGTAAGAGGGCCGCAAGGACAGGCAGAGATCCCAGAACGGGACAGGAGATCAAGATCGAGGCCCGTAAGGTGCCCGTGTTCCGGGCCGGGAAAGCCCTCAAGGACGCAGTTTCTTGA